In Cloacibacterium caeni, a single window of DNA contains:
- a CDS encoding response regulator transcription factor, translating into MKKILIADDEHKIIMTLEYTFRKAGYEVFIARDGSEVLELLKEETPDIILLDIMMPNVDGYTTLQEIKKQEKLNQCKVIFLSAKTNPADIEKGLSLGADAYVTKPYSIKKLVQQVEELLT; encoded by the coding sequence ATGAAAAAGATACTTATAGCAGACGACGAACACAAAATCATCATGACCTTAGAATACACCTTCCGAAAAGCAGGTTATGAAGTCTTCATCGCAAGAGATGGCTCGGAAGTTTTAGAATTATTAAAGGAGGAAACACCAGATATTATTTTACTCGATATCATGATGCCCAATGTAGATGGTTACACCACGTTGCAAGAAATAAAAAAACAAGAAAAACTGAATCAGTGTAAGGTCATTTTCTTATCTGCAAAAACCAATCCTGCAGACATAGAAAAAGGATTGAGTTTAGGAGCTGATGCTTATGTTACCAAGCCTTACTCTATCAAGAAACTGGTTCAGCAGGTAGAAGAATTATTAACTTAA
- a CDS encoding four helix bundle protein: MHQFEKLIFWQKSIQLAKNIYLACTEIPHEEKFGLISQIKRAAISIPSNIAEGAGRNSNTEFNHFLGIANGSSFELQTQLILIKELELIKEEKVNILLSELNEIQKMIYSFKINLKI, translated from the coding sequence ATGCATCAATTTGAAAAATTAATTTTTTGGCAAAAATCAATTCAACTCGCAAAAAATATATATTTAGCATGTACAGAGATACCCCATGAAGAAAAATTTGGATTAATTTCTCAAATAAAAAGAGCTGCCATTTCTATTCCTTCGAATATTGCAGAAGGCGCTGGTAGAAATAGCAATACCGAGTTCAATCATTTTTTAGGAATCGCAAACGGTTCCTCCTTTGAACTTCAAACACAACTTATTTTAATTAAAGAACTAGAATTAATAAAAGAGGAAAAAGTAAACATTTTATTATCAGAATTAAATGAAATTCAAAAAATGATTTACAGTTTTAAAATAAATTTAAAAATCTAA
- the acs gene encoding acetate--CoA ligase, giving the protein MLSLQKESKKLKFDMKNYVIHDLPDYFKQYKKSIKNPKKFWDKIADENFVWYQRWNKVVKFDMEEAKIEWFKGAKLNITKNCLDRHLAERGDKTAIIWEPNDPNEEAQYISYRELHERVCKMANVLTELGVKKGDRVCIYLPMIPELAVTMLACAKMGAVHSVIFAGFSASAVTSRVNDCEAKMIITSDGSYRGNKAIDLKGIIDEAVEKTPSVEKVLVVKRTNTEVKMKEGRDVWLDDYYPKASADFVTKIMDAEDPLFILYTSGSTGKPKGMLHTTAGYMVYTGYTFKNVFNYKENDIYWCTADIGWITGHSYILYGPLTNGATTVIFEGVPTYPEPDRFWAVIEKHKVTQFYTAPTAIRSLAKESSSWVEKHDLSSLRVIGSVGEPINDEAWHWYNDHVGKKKCPIVDTWWQTETGGIMISPLPFVTPTKPTYATLPLPGIQPVLMDEKRNEITGNQVDGNLCIRFPWPGIARTIWGDHQRYKETYFTAFPGKYFTGDGALRDETGYYRITGRVDDVIIVSGHNLGTAPIEDSINLHPAVAESAIVGFPHDIKGNALYGFVILKESGEERDKENLRKEINMLISDTIGPIAKLDKIQFVSGLPKTRSGKIMRRILRKIAEGDFSNFGDISTLLNPEIVDEIKDGRIN; this is encoded by the coding sequence ATACTTTCCTTACAAAAGGAATCTAAAAAATTAAAATTTGATATGAAAAATTATGTAATTCACGATTTGCCTGATTATTTCAAGCAGTACAAAAAATCAATTAAGAATCCTAAAAAATTCTGGGACAAAATTGCAGATGAAAACTTTGTTTGGTATCAGCGCTGGAACAAAGTGGTAAAATTTGACATGGAAGAAGCCAAAATCGAATGGTTTAAAGGTGCAAAACTCAATATTACCAAAAACTGTTTAGACCGACATTTGGCAGAAAGAGGTGATAAAACCGCGATTATCTGGGAACCTAATGATCCAAATGAAGAAGCGCAATACATTTCTTATCGAGAACTTCACGAAAGGGTTTGCAAAATGGCGAATGTTCTTACAGAATTGGGCGTAAAAAAAGGTGACAGAGTTTGTATCTATTTACCGATGATTCCAGAATTGGCTGTTACCATGTTGGCTTGTGCTAAAATGGGTGCTGTACATTCTGTTATTTTCGCTGGATTTTCTGCTTCTGCGGTAACTTCTAGAGTGAATGACTGCGAAGCAAAAATGATTATCACTTCAGACGGAAGTTACAGAGGAAACAAAGCTATTGACCTAAAAGGAATCATCGATGAAGCCGTAGAAAAAACACCTTCTGTAGAAAAGGTTTTGGTGGTAAAAAGAACCAACACCGAAGTAAAAATGAAAGAAGGAAGAGATGTTTGGTTAGATGATTACTATCCAAAAGCTTCTGCTGATTTCGTTACCAAAATCATGGACGCAGAAGATCCATTATTCATTCTTTATACTTCTGGTTCTACAGGAAAACCAAAAGGAATGTTGCACACTACTGCTGGTTACATGGTTTACACGGGTTATACTTTTAAAAATGTTTTCAATTACAAAGAAAATGATATTTACTGGTGTACTGCAGATATTGGTTGGATTACAGGTCACTCTTACATTTTATACGGACCATTAACCAATGGTGCTACTACGGTTATTTTTGAAGGAGTTCCTACTTATCCAGAGCCAGACCGTTTCTGGGCAGTAATTGAAAAACACAAAGTAACACAGTTCTACACTGCTCCTACTGCGATTCGTTCTTTGGCTAAAGAATCTTCTTCTTGGGTAGAAAAACATGATTTATCAAGTCTTAGAGTGATTGGTTCAGTAGGTGAACCGATTAATGACGAAGCTTGGCACTGGTATAATGACCATGTTGGCAAGAAAAAATGTCCAATAGTAGATACATGGTGGCAAACCGAAACAGGCGGAATTATGATTTCTCCACTTCCTTTTGTTACGCCGACTAAGCCAACTTACGCTACCCTTCCACTTCCGGGAATCCAACCGGTTTTAATGGATGAAAAACGCAACGAAATCACAGGAAATCAAGTAGATGGAAACCTTTGTATCCGTTTTCCTTGGCCGGGAATTGCCAGAACAATTTGGGGCGACCATCAAAGATACAAAGAAACCTATTTTACCGCTTTCCCTGGGAAATATTTCACAGGTGATGGCGCATTGAGAGACGAAACAGGGTATTATAGAATTACAGGTCGTGTAGATGATGTGATTATTGTTTCTGGTCATAATTTAGGAACTGCTCCAATTGAAGACAGCATCAACTTACACCCAGCTGTTGCAGAATCCGCAATTGTAGGTTTCCCTCATGATATTAAAGGAAATGCATTGTATGGTTTTGTAATTTTGAAAGAATCTGGTGAAGAAAGAGACAAAGAAAATTTAAGAAAAGAAATTAATATGTTGATTTCTGATACCATCGGTCCAATCGCTAAATTAGATAAAATACAGTTTGTTTCTGGCCTGCCAAAAACACGTTCTGGAAAAATTATGCGTAGAATTTTAAGAAAAATTGCCGAAGGAGATTTCAGCAACTTTGGAGATATTTCTACCCTACTCAATCCAGAAATTGTAGACGAAATAAAAGATGGAAGGATCAACTAA
- a CDS encoding SusC/RagA family TonB-linked outer membrane protein — protein sequence MRKNVLKLSVASLFFIGVGVYGQKSDTITKERKIDEVIVVGYGKSTKAKLTDNVAKISSESLKEIPNANFQNAIVGKAAGVRVNQTNGKLESGFNINVRGSASISAGTSPLYVIDGIPMINNDESTNGAAVNPLVTLSATEIESIEILKDASSAAIYGSRGSNGVVLITTKTGRKGKPKLTLNLSQGFSEPTNKVQFLNAKQYVELFLEAGRNVGRESSVITRLNRYSNNTDWQNGVIDTDWQDYIFKKGAVRDADFSVSGGDDKYNYMFTASNNDTQGIIRKNDLDRNTARLNISASPTDKLKLGLNLGFSRTSIDRVSNDNQFTTPMQAIALAPISPAFVDGEPFDGTTYANFLLEDKYASYNTLIKRVTGKLFGEYKILKNLTFNSDFGYDYYNQKEKKYRGKKTPFMSTDGYAFNSWVDTENIIFSNYLSYNLKLGAHNFSAIAGTELNKNRREYGSVTGIRFPSDDFQNIDSAGEINAGGGNTTEYSFFSYFARANYDYQGKYLFKASIRKDGSSRFGKANRYGIFPAFSAGWVLSKEDFLSSSDVISLLKLRASWGKTGNAEIGNFASRDLWNAASYKQLPAIEPVQPESPNLTWEKSSQTDIGLDIGVFNNRVSGEIDFYNKKTNGLLFYQNIPYTSGYSNIYRNIGDMKNTGFEMVINTQNIKKDNFTWDTNFNVAKNNNEITALPDDNRDQIIGNVIRRVGERLDSFYLVEYAGVDPNNGDALFYKNTLNPDGSLDKTKTNDYSEAQRIIAGSSTPDWIAGLTNTVEYKNFDFSFTFYGEFGGNLYNSGGKFMSTSASNGYDNQTVDQMNRWQNPGDITNVPQARLGKGNGVEESTRYLEKNDFVRLRNLSLGYTFNKNLTSSIGVNKLRLYVSAINVLTFTKYSGYDPEARSDTNRGGGGSTFYSAPPAKTVTFGINVNF from the coding sequence ATGAGAAAAAATGTGCTTAAATTATCTGTTGCGTCATTATTTTTCATTGGAGTTGGCGTGTATGGTCAAAAGTCAGACACCATTACCAAAGAAAGAAAAATAGACGAAGTAATAGTAGTAGGTTATGGTAAATCTACAAAAGCTAAACTTACCGATAATGTAGCTAAAATTAGCTCTGAATCATTAAAAGAAATTCCTAATGCCAATTTTCAAAATGCAATAGTAGGTAAAGCAGCTGGGGTTAGAGTAAACCAAACGAATGGTAAATTGGAATCAGGTTTTAATATTAATGTTCGTGGTTCGGCAAGTATTAGTGCAGGCACAAGTCCATTGTATGTGATAGACGGAATTCCTATGATTAATAATGATGAGTCTACTAACGGAGCAGCAGTAAACCCATTGGTTACTCTAAGTGCTACTGAGATAGAATCAATAGAAATTTTGAAAGACGCTTCTTCAGCAGCTATTTATGGTTCTAGAGGTAGTAATGGAGTTGTTTTGATTACTACTAAAACAGGTAGAAAAGGCAAACCAAAACTTACCTTAAATTTATCTCAAGGTTTTAGCGAGCCTACTAATAAAGTACAGTTTTTAAATGCAAAACAATATGTAGAATTGTTTCTAGAAGCAGGTAGAAATGTAGGACGAGAAAGTTCAGTAATTACAAGGCTTAATAGGTATTCTAATAATACAGATTGGCAAAATGGAGTAATTGATACAGATTGGCAAGACTATATCTTTAAAAAAGGAGCAGTAAGAGATGCAGATTTCTCAGTTTCGGGTGGTGATGATAAATATAATTATATGTTTACTGCTTCTAATAACGATACACAAGGTATTATTAGAAAAAATGATTTAGACAGAAATACTGCTAGATTAAATATTAGTGCAAGTCCAACTGATAAATTAAAATTGGGATTAAATTTAGGTTTTTCTAGAACAAGTATTGATAGAGTTTCTAATGATAACCAATTTACTACACCTATGCAAGCCATTGCATTAGCTCCTATTTCTCCAGCTTTTGTTGATGGAGAACCCTTTGATGGTACTACCTACGCTAATTTTTTATTAGAAGATAAGTATGCAAGCTATAATACGTTGATTAAAAGAGTTACAGGTAAGTTATTTGGGGAATATAAAATTTTGAAAAATTTAACTTTTAATTCTGATTTTGGGTATGATTATTATAATCAAAAAGAGAAAAAATATAGAGGGAAAAAGACTCCATTTATGTCAACAGATGGTTATGCGTTTAACTCTTGGGTAGACACAGAAAATATAATTTTTTCTAATTACTTATCTTATAATTTAAAATTGGGAGCGCATAATTTCAGTGCAATAGCAGGAACAGAACTTAATAAGAATAGAAGAGAATACGGAAGTGTAACGGGAATTAGGTTTCCTTCTGATGATTTCCAAAATATTGATAGTGCTGGAGAAATTAATGCGGGTGGAGGAAATACTACAGAATATTCATTTTTCTCATACTTTGCCAGAGCAAATTATGATTATCAAGGAAAATATTTATTTAAAGCTTCTATTCGTAAGGATGGTTCTTCTAGATTTGGTAAAGCAAATAGATATGGGATTTTTCCAGCATTTTCTGCAGGTTGGGTACTTTCAAAAGAAGATTTCTTGTCTTCATCTGATGTAATTTCTCTCTTAAAATTAAGAGCAAGCTGGGGAAAAACAGGTAATGCCGAAATTGGTAATTTTGCATCTCGTGATTTATGGAATGCAGCATCTTATAAGCAATTACCAGCCATTGAACCAGTGCAACCAGAGAGTCCAAATCTTACTTGGGAAAAATCAAGCCAAACAGATATAGGATTAGACATTGGAGTTTTCAATAATAGAGTTTCTGGGGAAATTGATTTTTATAACAAAAAAACAAACGGATTGTTATTCTATCAAAACATACCATATACTTCAGGATATTCTAATATCTATAGAAATATTGGTGATATGAAAAACACAGGATTTGAAATGGTAATCAATACTCAAAATATTAAAAAAGATAATTTTACTTGGGATACCAATTTTAATGTAGCAAAGAATAATAATGAAATTACTGCTTTGCCAGATGATAATAGAGATCAAATTATTGGAAATGTAATTAGAAGAGTAGGCGAAAGATTAGATTCTTTTTATTTAGTAGAATATGCGGGAGTAGACCCAAATAATGGAGATGCATTGTTTTATAAAAACACTTTAAATCCAGATGGTTCATTAGATAAAACTAAAACCAATGATTACAGCGAAGCTCAAAGAATAATTGCAGGAAGCTCTACTCCTGATTGGATAGCAGGTTTAACCAACACAGTAGAGTACAAGAATTTTGATTTCTCTTTTACATTCTACGGAGAATTCGGAGGAAATTTATACAATTCTGGAGGTAAATTCATGTCTACTTCAGCAAGTAATGGGTATGATAACCAAACGGTAGATCAGATGAACCGTTGGCAAAACCCTGGTGATATTACCAATGTGCCACAAGCAAGATTAGGAAAAGGAAATGGAGTAGAAGAATCTACAAGATATTTAGAAAAGAACGATTTTGTTAGATTGAGAAATTTAAGCTTAGGTTATACTTTTAATAAAAATTTAACTTCATCAATTGGAGTTAATAAGCTTAGACTATATGTGTCTGCTATCAATGTACTCACTTTTACAAAATATAGTGGTTACGACCCAGAAGCAAGATCAGATACAAATAGAGGCGGAGGTGGTTCTACATTTTATTCAGCACCACCAGCTAAAACGGTAACTTTTGGTATTAATGTTAATTTTTAA
- a CDS encoding RagB/SusD family nutrient uptake outer membrane protein has translation MKNLKYLILTISSLFLLTSCDRELDINPEQGIDTETAISTPEGIQQILIGAYANTGDGDLFGGDLQIYADLLADDSYLYWWGTYAELGNIHEKNIISDNVYVRDTWGRAYKVINATNVILENLSVVKDADDKKRIEGEAKFLRALNYFELVRFFGKQYEAGKNNTQLGVPIVLKTVTDFNGDLSVARNTVEEVYTQVIKDLNESIANLPEENSFYADAYSAKALLSRVYLQKQDYTNARNIANDVIENSGKSLMTNYKDAFNTSENISEDLFTMQVTSQSGENDLITFYADEPQGGRGGDISLTEDYLNLFEADDVRGSFYYYNYYDDVLTSKYTNQYGNIHVIRLAEMYLIRAESNFRMNTSLGATPLDDVNTIRRRAHASELLSVTLDDILTERRRELAFEGFLIHDVKRTKGNVGYLSWNSDELVFPIPLREIQVNKKLVQNPGYN, from the coding sequence ATGAAAAATTTAAAATATTTAATTTTAACCATATCAAGTCTTTTTCTGTTGACATCTTGTGATAGAGAATTAGACATAAACCCTGAACAAGGAATTGATACTGAAACAGCAATTTCAACTCCAGAAGGAATTCAGCAAATTCTAATTGGAGCTTATGCAAACACTGGTGATGGTGACCTTTTCGGAGGAGATTTACAAATTTATGCTGATCTTCTTGCAGATGACAGTTACTTGTATTGGTGGGGAACTTATGCAGAATTAGGAAATATTCACGAAAAAAATATTATATCTGATAATGTTTATGTAAGAGATACTTGGGGTAGAGCTTATAAAGTAATTAATGCTACAAATGTTATATTAGAAAATCTTAGCGTAGTAAAGGATGCAGATGACAAAAAAAGAATTGAAGGTGAAGCAAAATTCTTAAGAGCATTAAACTATTTTGAATTAGTAAGATTCTTTGGTAAACAATATGAAGCTGGTAAAAATAATACACAATTAGGGGTTCCTATTGTTCTTAAAACTGTTACAGATTTTAATGGAGATTTATCTGTTGCTCGAAATACAGTAGAGGAAGTTTACACTCAAGTAATTAAAGATCTAAACGAATCAATAGCTAATTTGCCCGAAGAGAATTCTTTTTATGCAGATGCTTACTCTGCAAAAGCACTTTTGTCAAGAGTTTATCTTCAAAAACAAGACTACACCAATGCCAGAAATATAGCAAATGATGTAATTGAAAACAGTGGTAAGTCATTAATGACAAATTATAAAGATGCTTTCAATACTTCAGAAAACATAAGTGAAGATCTGTTCACAATGCAAGTAACATCTCAGTCAGGAGAAAATGATTTAATTACTTTTTATGCAGATGAACCACAAGGTGGAAGAGGAGGAGATATTTCTCTTACTGAAGATTATTTAAATTTATTCGAGGCAGATGATGTTAGAGGATCTTTCTATTACTATAATTACTATGATGATGTTCTTACAAGTAAATACACCAATCAATATGGTAATATTCATGTAATTAGATTAGCGGAAATGTATTTGATTAGAGCAGAATCAAATTTCAGAATGAATACTTCTTTAGGAGCAACTCCTTTAGATGATGTCAATACAATAAGAAGAAGAGCTCACGCATCAGAATTATTATCAGTTACATTAGATGATATTTTGACAGAAAGAAGAAGAGAACTTGCGTTTGAAGGCTTCTTAATACATGATGTTAAACGTACTAAAGGAAACGTAGGTTACTTAAGCTGGAATAGCGATGAATTGGTTTTTCCTATTCCTTTAAGAGAAATCCAAGTGAATAAAAAACTGGTTCAAAACCCTGGATACAACTAA
- a CDS encoding acetate--CoA ligase: MKAHEMFLNSIENKEQFWAEQADQIHWFKKPQTILSQGENNYPVWFADGELNACFLAIDKHIEDGYGDQVAYIYDSPVTDTKQKITFNELKENVSKFAGGLQSLGLKKGDNAIIYMPMIPQAAYAMLACARLGITHSVVFGGFAPHELAIRIDDCNPKAIITASAGVEVKKRIPYLPFVKEAYEMASHKPEHIVVFDRQLWGNKVDWKNEPQLTNFQELLEKSEPADCVPVKSTHPLYILYTSGTTGKPKGVVRDTGGYATALKFSIEKIYGAKPGEVFWAASDIGWVVGHSYIIYGPLINRNTSIIFEGKPIMTPDAGTTWRILSEYKVSVMFTAPTAIRAIKKEDPDGEFIKKYDLSHFRTQFLAGERCDVATLDWYEEKVGITPIDHWWQTESGWPMLSLMRGVEDDGVKRASAGKPIPGYDIKIFDEEGYELEAHHEGYLVIKLPLPPGTLMGIWGDYERFHYGYLAKFPGYYFSGDGAIRDEDGYIFITGRVDDIINVAGHRLSTAEMEEAVSEHKDVAECCVVGIEDDLKGQIPFGLVVLKSGTQISETEVEKEVVALVREKIGAVAALRNIVVVKRLPKTRSGKILRKLIRTMLDGKEFQIPSTIDDEAIIGELQEKFEEYRK, translated from the coding sequence ATGAAAGCGCATGAAATGTTCTTGAACAGTATTGAAAACAAGGAACAATTTTGGGCAGAACAAGCCGACCAAATTCATTGGTTCAAAAAACCTCAAACGATTCTTTCTCAAGGAGAAAACAACTATCCTGTATGGTTTGCAGATGGAGAGTTGAACGCATGTTTTCTCGCCATAGACAAGCACATAGAAGATGGTTATGGTGACCAAGTTGCCTACATTTACGACTCCCCTGTTACGGATACGAAACAGAAAATTACTTTTAACGAGTTAAAAGAAAATGTTTCAAAATTCGCGGGAGGTTTGCAATCGTTAGGATTAAAAAAAGGTGACAATGCCATTATTTACATGCCTATGATTCCACAAGCTGCCTATGCTATGCTCGCTTGTGCCAGATTAGGAATCACTCATTCTGTAGTTTTTGGAGGTTTTGCGCCACATGAATTAGCCATTAGAATAGATGATTGTAATCCAAAAGCAATTATTACAGCAAGTGCTGGTGTAGAGGTTAAAAAGAGAATTCCTTATTTGCCTTTCGTGAAAGAAGCTTATGAAATGGCTTCTCATAAACCTGAACATATTGTGGTTTTTGACCGTCAACTTTGGGGCAATAAAGTAGATTGGAAAAACGAACCTCAACTGACCAATTTTCAAGAATTGTTAGAAAAATCAGAACCTGCAGATTGCGTCCCCGTAAAATCTACACATCCACTTTATATTCTTTATACCTCAGGAACTACAGGAAAACCTAAAGGTGTAGTTCGTGATACGGGAGGTTATGCTACCGCACTTAAATTTTCCATTGAAAAAATTTATGGCGCAAAACCCGGCGAAGTTTTCTGGGCAGCTTCAGATATTGGTTGGGTAGTTGGTCACAGTTACATTATTTACGGACCGCTTATCAACAGAAATACCTCTATTATTTTCGAAGGAAAACCGATTATGACGCCAGATGCAGGAACTACTTGGAGAATCCTCTCTGAATACAAAGTTTCTGTAATGTTTACCGCGCCTACAGCTATAAGAGCGATTAAAAAAGAAGATCCAGATGGTGAATTCATCAAAAAATACGATTTATCCCATTTCAGAACCCAGTTTTTAGCGGGTGAAAGATGCGATGTAGCTACTTTAGACTGGTACGAAGAAAAAGTAGGTATTACTCCTATTGACCATTGGTGGCAAACAGAATCTGGTTGGCCTATGTTATCACTAATGCGCGGCGTAGAAGATGATGGCGTAAAACGTGCTTCCGCTGGAAAACCAATCCCTGGTTATGATATTAAAATTTTTGACGAAGAAGGTTACGAACTAGAAGCACACCATGAAGGTTATTTGGTGATAAAACTACCGCTTCCTCCAGGAACTTTAATGGGAATTTGGGGAGATTACGAAAGATTCCACTATGGTTATTTAGCAAAATTCCCGGGATATTATTTTTCTGGAGATGGCGCCATCAGAGATGAAGACGGATATATTTTCATCACAGGAAGAGTTGATGACATCATTAATGTAGCAGGACACCGACTTTCTACTGCAGAAATGGAAGAAGCTGTTTCTGAACACAAAGATGTTGCAGAATGCTGTGTAGTAGGAATAGAAGACGATTTAAAAGGTCAAATTCCTTTCGGATTGGTGGTTTTAAAATCTGGAACTCAAATTTCTGAAACCGAAGTGGAAAAAGAAGTCGTAGCATTGGTTAGAGAAAAAATTGGAGCAGTTGCCGCATTAAGAAACATTGTCGTGGTAAAACGACTCCCAAAAACCCGAAGTGGAAAAATTTTGAGAAAACTTATCAGAACTATGTTAGACGGAAAAGAGTTCCAAATTCCTTCTACCATAGATGATGAAGCAATCATTGGTGAACTTCAAGAAAAATTCGAAGAATATAGAAAATAA